The Apium graveolens cultivar Ventura chromosome 11, ASM990537v1, whole genome shotgun sequence genome has a window encoding:
- the LOC141696923 gene encoding 9-cis-epoxycarotenoid dioxygenase NCED2, chloroplastic-like, whose translation MASCSSTTSSNFYRTHVFPSCSSSSSHSSKNDRTAQRFLSTTMKPCIRKANASAVQSALHSPSVPFRKQPYNSHDITKQDKVLPQKWNILQKAAATALDMVENAVLSLEAKHPLAKTADPAVQISGNFAPVPEQSVRHNLPVSGTIPDHISGVYVRNGANPLFEPTAGHHLFDGDGMVHAVTINGNSVSYACRFTETERLVQERDLGRPVFPKAIGELHGHSGIARLALFYVRGLFGLVDQSNGIGVANAGLVYFNGRLLAMSEDDLPYHVRVKSGGDLETIGRFDFESQLESTMIAHPKLDPVSGELFALSYDVIKKPYLKYFRFSKDGEKSEDVEIPLEVPTMTHDFAITENFVVIPDQQVVFKLDEMIKGGSPVIYDKNKMSRFGVLSKYAKDSSDIIWVDSPETFCFHLWNAWEEPESDEIVIIGSCMTPPDSIFNESDETLESVLSEIRLNLKTRKSTRRAIMKPSEQVNIEVGMVNRKKLGRKTRFAYFAIAEPWPKVSGIAKIDLFTGESQKVYYGDKRYGGEPFFLPSDSDKEDEGYLMAFVHDEKTWKSELQIINGVSMELEATVKLPSRVPYGFHGTFISSEELAQQL comes from the coding sequence ATGGCTTCTTGCTCATCAACTACATCTTCTAATTTCTACAGAACTCATGTCTTCCCTTCTTGCTCTTCTTCGTCTTCGCATTCGTCGAAAAATGATCGAACAGCTCAGAGGTTCTTATCAACAACCATGAAGCCATGTATTAGAAAAGCTAATGCTAGTGCAGTACAATCTGCTCTGCACTCTCCTTCTGTACCATTCCGAAAACAACCTTACAATTCACATGATATCACGAAACAAGACAAAGTTTTACCACAAAAATGGAACATTTTACAAAAAGCCGCAGCTACTGCATTAGATATGGTTGAAAATGCTGTACTATCACTTGAAGCCAAACACCCCTTAGCGAAAACCGCTGATCCTGCTGTACAAATTTCCGGGAACTTCGCTCCCGTGCCCGAACAATCTGTTCGTCACAACCTGCCAGTGTCGGGAACAATTCCGGACCATATTTCGGGGGTCTACGTTCGAAACGGGGCCAACCCTTTGTTCGAACCGACTGCTGGACATCACTTGTTTGATGGCGATGGAATGGTTCATGCGGTTACGATCAACGGTAATTCTGTTAGCTATGCATGTAGGTTTACGGAAACAGAAAGGTTAGTTCAAGAACGAGATTTGGGAAGGCCGGTTTTTCCTAAGGCAATTGGTGAGCTTCATGGACATTCGGGTATAGCTCGATTAGCGCTCTTTTATGTTCGTGGGCTATTCGGACTCGTTGATCAAAGCAATGGAATCGGTGTAGCTAATGCAGGCCTTGTTTATTTCAATGGTCGGCTTTTAGCCATGTCGGAAGATGATCTTCCGTATCATGTTCGGGTTAAATCGGGTGGTGATTTAGAGACCATTGGCCGATTTGATTTTGAATCGCAACTAGAGTCTACAATGATAGCTCACCCGAAACTTGATCCAGTATCGGGTGAGCTTTTTGCTCTCAGTTATGATGTCATTAAAAAGCCTTACTTGAAATATTTTCGATTCTCGAAAGACGGAGAAAAATCTGAAGATGTTGAAATCCCACTTGAGGTTCCTACAATGACTCATGATTTCGCGATAACAGAAAATTTTGTAGTGATTCCGGATCAGCAAGTAGTGTTTAAGCTCGACGAAATGATCAAAGGTGGTTCACCAGTTATCTACGACAAAAACAAGATGTCCAGATTCGGAGTTTTATCAAAATATGCCAAAGATTCTTCTGATATAATATGGGTTGATTCACCAGAAACTTTTTGTTTCCATTTATGGAATGCATGGGAAGAACCCGAATCCGACGAAATTGTCATTATCGGTTCTTGCATGACACCACCTGATTCCATTTTCAATGAATCTGATGAAACCTTAGAAAGTGTTTTATCCGAAATCCGGCTAAATCTAAAGACCAGAAAATCCACTCGTCGCGCAATAATGAAACCATCCGAGCAAGTGAACATCGAGGTCGGAATGGTGAACCGGAAAAAACTAGGCCGAAAAACGAGGTTTGCTTATTTTGCCATAGCTGAACCGTGGCCTAAAGTATCAGGTATTGCCAAAATCGACTTATTTACCGGAGAGTCACAAAAGGTCTATTATGGTGACAAAAGGTACGGTGGGGAACCATTTTTTCTGCCTTCAGATTCGGACAAGGAAGACGAGGGATACCTTATGGCATTCGTTCACGACGAAAAGACATGGAAATCGGAGCTTCAAATAATCAATGGTGTAAGCATGGAGTTAGAAGCAACTGTTAAGCTTCCGTCTCGGGTACCTTATGGTTTTCATGGGACATTCATAAGCTCCGAAGAGTTAGCGCAACAATTATAG
- the LOC141696537 gene encoding uncharacterized protein LOC141696537, with the protein MDKTWILQDRDSLAFEMGVENFLIYAEENSEDRNKIPCPCGRCANFKKFSIKTIRGHIYDNGFCLDYVHWVWHGETASTGPKSSSASCPPEEQAPDPPPEQTSDEASEQDQEHVAASETVDVCETAYNSSQYDNDSYQFRRFVADAEQPLYEGSDCTKLESMLKLHNWKSRFGITDSAFTDLLSSVGSLLPKDNVLPSNAYEAKKTLSNLGLEYIKFHSCLNDCVLYRGVHADATKCPKCRLSRWKLTKKGEERINLPAKVM; encoded by the coding sequence atggataagacatggatTTTGCAAGATAGGGATTCTTTAGCATTTGAAATGGGGGTGGAAAACTTCTTGATATATGCTGAAGAAAATTCTGAAGATCGTAACAAAATTCCTTGCCCTTGTGGACGATGcgccaattttaaaaaattctctaTAAAAACAATCAGGGGCCATATCTATGACAATGGCTTTTGTCTAGATTATGTGCATTGGGTTTGGCACGGGGAGACTGCTTCTACGGGTCCTAAATCTTCAAGTGCTAGTTGTCCACCTGAAGAGCAAGCTCCAGACCCACCTCCTGAGCAAACCTCTGATGAAGCGTCAGAGCAAGATCAGGAGCATGTCGCTGCTTCGGAAACTGTTGATGTTTGTGAAACGGCATATAACTCGAGTCAATATGATAATGATTCATATCAGTTTAGGAGGTTTGTAGCCGATGCTGAGCAACCTCTATATGAGGGTAGTGACTGTACTAAGTTAGAGTCGATGTTGAAGTTGCATAACTGGAAATCTAGGTTTGGTATTACCGATAGTGCCTTCACTGACCTCCTTTCTTCTGTTGGGTCTCTACTTCCCAAAGATAATGTGTTACCTAGTAATGCATATGAAGCAAAAAAAACCCTCTCCAATTTAGGTCTAGAGTATATAAAGTTCCATTCATGTCTGAATGACTGTGTACTGTACAGGGGTGTACATGCTGATGCAACCAAGTGTCCTAAGTGTCGACTTTCTCGGTGGAAGTTGACAAAGAAAGGTGAAGAGAGGATTAATCTTCCAGCCAAAGTCATGtga
- the LOC141696538 gene encoding uncharacterized protein LOC141696538: MGGEEGDKFFNLEDLNADYGRKYRRTKPLNRNKENVVVDFAVADRCALSSSTCKEYYYRLVGKRRKLGDLPRSGHLNETAAKCSSLIVTPRSNSRVNYMNPLEEETRSNINDVSLNGREPLNRKGKENYLGFGRELFADEIVSDDKEESPNVVAPSFLSDDSEGSDYEASDCESSDDADCLSWSLDGDDEVIVHGMNSDCNLMQSRRAPRRVVPGEYASLGGPTAICSKCHARMWKEERVNKDGTKGCPIFSLCCMKCAVRLPPIPPTPEYLLDLYNDKKKGPTFHRLIRLYNAIFAFSSTGGNIDHSINNGRAPYVYRLNGQNHHVFGSLIPNDNETPKFCQLYIYDTINEVDNRLRWISVHDRESVDKEVVRGLITILDEANQLVGEFRQQRDLYESDEIVELQITLKVIRSESGREYHISSTDEVAGIMVGDTEETCGDRDIIVNEKGKGLVRVSYVHPKLMALQYPLLFPRGENGFHPKIKFQKAADSSCKLRGFLSLKNYYSYTFQIRESDEINNESCIVGLTPRLGGRLFQQGDVDSSNTGKGIILSTGYVGSKRYMQQNFQDALAVCRYIGHPDIFLTMTCNSLWDEIQKMMEYVPGCIAPNCPNIISRLFRLKIDQLMVDIKDKKHFGVCIGVMYVVEFQKRGLPHVHMLIWLDADSKKNLKQNVDNFVSAELPDPLLDPVGYAAVKEFMIHGSCGLQNIKSPCMKDLRCIRHFPKKYCARTTFDDSGFLMYM; encoded by the exons ATGGGTGGTGAAGAAGGTGACAAGTTCTTCAACCTGGAAGATTTGAATGCAGATTATGGTCGGAAGTACAGAAGAACGAAACCATTGAATCGTAACAAAGAGAATGTGGTTGTCGACTTTGCTGTTGCTGATCGTTGTGCTTTATCTTCTTCCACATGTAAGGAGTACTACTACAG GTTGGTGGGAAAGAGGAGGAAACTTGGTGACTTGCCTAGGTCAGGCCACTTGAATGAAACAGCTGCAA AATGTAGTAGTCTTATTGTTACTCCCCGATCAAATAGCAGAGTAAATTACATGAATCCTCTTGAAG AGGAAACTCGATCAAACATTAATGATGTTTCGTTAAATGGACGTGAACCTTTGAACCGGAAAGGGAAGGAAAATTATCTTGGATTTGGTAGAGAATTATTCGCAGATGAGATTGTTAGTGATGATAAGGAAGAAA GTCCGAATGTAGTTGCTCCTTCGTTTTTGTCTGATGATTCTGAAGGATCAGATTATGAAGCAAGTGATTGTGAATCAAGTG atgatgcagattgtcttagTTGGTCGCTTGATGGTGATGATGAAGTCATTGTTCATGGGATGAATTCGGATTGTAATTTGATGCAGAGCAGACGTGCACCGCGACGTGTCGTTCCTGGGGAGTATGCTTCTTTGGGTGGTCCTACTGCCATATGTTCCAAATGTCATGCTCGGATGTGGAAGGAAGAAAGGGTAAATAAAGATGGGACTAAAGGCTGTCCTATATTTTCTCTTTGTTGCATGAAATGTGCTGTGAGATTGCCTCCAATCCCTCCCACCCCTGAGTATTTGCTGGATTTATACAACGACAAGAAAAAAGGTCCTACTTTTCATAGATTGATACGGCTCTACAATGCAATTTTTGCCTTTTCTTCTACTGGTGGTAACATAGATCATTCAATTAACAATGGAAGGGCGCCTTATGTATACAGATTAAATGGTCAAAACCACCATGTTTTTGGATCTTTAATACCGAATGACAATGAAACCCCCAAATTTTGTCAACTTTACATTTATGACACTATTAACGAAGTTGATAATCGTCTTCGGTGGATTAGTGTTCATGACCGAGAAAGTGTTGATAAAGAGGTTGTACGAGGTCTTATAACAATATTAGATGAAGCTAATCAATTGGTTGGTGAGTTTAGGCAACAACGTGATTTGTATGAAAGCGATGAAATAGTTGAGCTGCAGATTACACTCAAAGTTATCAGATCTGAGAGTGGAAGAGAATATCATATTTCTAGCACTGATGAAGTTGCTGGCATTATGGTTGGTGACACTGAAGAAACCTGTGGCGACCGTGATATAATTGTTAACGAAAAAGGTAAAGGTTTAGTCCGTGTTTCTTATGTTCATCCGAAGTTGATGGCTTTACAGTACCCTTTACTCTTTCCACGTGGAGAAAATGGATTTCACCCAAAGATTAAATTTCAAAAGGCTGCTGATAGTTCTTGCAAACTACGTGGCTTTTTGTCTCTGAAGAATTACTACTCATATACTTTCCAAATTAGAGAGTCTGATG AAATAAATAATGAAAGTTGTATTGTAGGTTTGACTCCTCGGCTAGGTGGAAGACTATTTCAACA AGGTGATGTGGACAGTTCAAATACCGGTAAAGGTATAATTCTGTCAACTGGCTACGTTGGTTCGAAGCGATACATGCAACAAAATTTTCAAGATGCGCTGGCTGTATGCCGTTACATCGGACATCCTGACATATTCCTCACTATGACCTGTAATTCTCTTTGGGATGAAATTCAGAAGATGATGGAGTATGTGCCTGGTTGCATTGCTCCAAACTGTCCTAACATCATATCAAGGTTGTTTAGGCTAAAAATTGATCAGTTAATGGTAGATATTAAGGACAAAAAACACTTTGGTGTTTGTATTGGAG TTATGTATGTCGTCGAGTTTCAGAAAAGAGGCCTTCCACATGTACATATGTTAATATGGCTGGATGCTGATTCAAAAAAAAACCTCAAGCAGAATGTGGATAATTTTGTATCCGCAGAACTCCCAGATCCTTTATTAGATCCGGTTGGTTATGCAGCCGTGAAGGAATTTATGATCCACGGTTCATGTGGTTTGCAAAATATAAAGTCTCCATGCATGAAAGATTTACGTTGCATACGTCATTTTCCGAAAAA GTACTGTGCCCGAACTACTTTTGATGATAGTGGCTTCCTGATGTATATGTGA
- the LOC141696924 gene encoding F-box/kelch-repeat protein At1g30090 — protein sequence MQRVRVSSQQAPVQKLGDSQMTLSPKFRLAAPMLSLLDSSVESELARSGEPLIPGLPDDIALNCLLRLPVESHTPCKAVSKRWYQLFGSKEIFFTRRKEFGFHDPWLFVFAFHKCMGRIEWQVFDMKKLSWHSIPAMPCKEKICPHGFRCVSIPQEGALYVCGGVVSDVDCPLNVVLKYEVQKNRWTVMKKMITARSFFASGVVDGMIYVAGGNSTDLFELNSAEVMDPRKGIWRPIASMGTNMASYDAAVLNGKLFVTEGWFWPFYVVPRGQIYDPKTDTWENMAAGLREGWTGTSAVIYSHLFVVSEHERIKLKVYYTNTDCWEAVAGAPLPEQICKPFTVNCCESRIYVVGKNLHVAIGHISRTNPAITSENRWSFSVQWQVVDSPSAFSDLVPTSAQVLFA from the coding sequence ATGCAAAGGGTAAGAGTTTCGTCTCAGCAAGCACCAGTACAGAAGTTAGGTGATTCTCAAATGACATTGTCCCCAAAGTTTAGATTAGCCGCGCCAATGTTATCTTTGTTAGATTCTTCAGTAGAATCAGAATTGGCACGTAGTGGTGAGCCTCTTATTCCAGGGCTTCCGGATGATATTGCCCTCAATTGTCTTCTTCGGCTTCCAGTAGAAAGCCATACGCCTTGTAAAGCTGTTTCTAAACGTTGGTATCAGTTGTTTGGAAGTAAGGAAATATTTTTCACACGAAGGAAGGAGTTTGGTTTTCATGATCCTTGGTTATTTGTTTTTGCCTTTCACAAATGTATGGGAAGGATTGAGTGGCAGGTATTTGACATGAAAAAATTGTCTTGGCACTCTATTCCTGCAATGCCTTGTAAAGAAAAGATTTGCCCTCATGGGTTTAGGTGTGTTTCAATTCCCCAAGAGGGCGCTCTGTATGTATGCGGGGGCGTGGTTTCTGATGTGGATTGCCCTCTGAACGTGGTGTTGAAATATGAAGTACAGAAGAATCGTTGGACTGTTATGAAAAAAATGATTACAGCACGATCATTTTTTGCTAGTGGAGTTGTTGATGGAATGATTTATGTAGCGGGAGGAAATAGCACAGATCTATTTGAACTAAATTCAGCTGAAGTTATGGATCCCCGTAAGGGTATTTGGCGACCTATTGCAAGCATGGGTACAAATATGGCTTCATATGATGCCGCAGTTCTCAATGGAAAGCTTTTTGTAACTGAAGGTTGGTTTTGGCCCTTCTATGTGGTACCTAGAGGTCAAATTTATGACCCTAAAACAGATACCTGGGAGAACATGGCTGCTGGGCTGAGAGAAGGGTGGACTGGAACAAGCGCTGTCATATATAGTCACTTATTTGTAGTTTCAGAGCATGAAAGGATTAAACTTAAAGTTTACTATACAAATACTGATTGTTGGGAGGCTGTTGCTGGTGCTCCTTTACCTGAGCAAATTTGCAAGCCCTTCACTGTCAATTGCTGTGAGTCCAGAATCTATGTTGTGGGTAAAAATCTTCATGTTGCTATTGGCCATATCTCGAGAACGAACCCTGCAATAACTTCGGAGAATAGGTGGAGCTTCTCTGTTCAATGGCAAGTGGTGGATTCCCCTTCCGCCTTTTCTGATTTGGTACCAACAAGTGCACAGGTTCTCTTTGCTTAG